The Eriocheir sinensis breed Jianghai 21 chromosome 54, ASM2467909v1, whole genome shotgun sequence genome segment tcctgatctccgtccaagggcacaatgcattcatgctagaaatcgagcaaatagggtactgggatttatttgaaGGAGCCAATAGAAGGAGcaatagaagcgccgaagtcttcctcaaactatatttagtattagttagacctcatcttgactatgtggttcagttctggtcacctggatatcaaaatgttagaatcggtgcagaggaggatgacgaagatgattcaggggttgagaaacttgccatacgaggaaagactcaaacagttaaacttgcattctctagaaaggcgaagggtgcgtggagacatgatcgaggtttataaatggatgaagggctttaataagggggataattataaggttttgttggtaagagaaccgggtaggacacgaagtaatgggtttaaactggataaattcagattcaacagggacataggcaaaaattggtttactaacagagtggttggtggatgagtggaacaggtttgcagTCACGTGCTgattgccaatacaattgtcacattaataaatagattagataaattcatggacagcgatattaggtggggttagatacacgggagcttagattcaaaggagctgccttgtacaggcctaccgacctcttgcagactcctacgttcttatgttcatatgttcaTATGGCTGCACGAAAAGGGAacgtagtggttctacatcatttcacaggtgagttgagaactgtataatcagatagggctacatatgatagaaatctgcagttctgttgtacactgacattgagattaccaggcggctgccagggtacctgtcctcgacccgggctgagctgtatgccatactttAGGCtcgccacactgtagcagctttccgcaaagatgtatacttgtttattgatagccaggctgcattacatgaacctgtgtcctcccctacagactgtgatcttgtgactaagtgcctgactgccctccgtgcccttgaggccgcaggtgccacggtccacttcacctgggtgcccttccatccagcacaatgaaaaggcagactgccttgctcgacgtgcccttcaggatgacacagtggaccctgacactgactatacgcttagctatgttaagaatataattagggattatttccataataacattgctacccaactcagacactgctgtgacaatggtagcaccagcagcctccattatgcaagtgtctcccaccactgtttacccctatgggcgacacagtgcacctcaggatgtggtagcaatgcgtcttaggctaggctataggtactactgggaggttattaACTCCCcctgtgtctgctgcacgctgtgtgccaggccgagggacacacactgcaacactgtcatggaatgccggggccctttcattgttttttttttgaagccacgggactgccttgaccttaaaTGTCGTTAATAATAgatctacattaaatatataggaaaattttatgtacttttcataactcaagccatcaattctttttttaatttttcgtctagatgcaaaaacaagtggtaaattcccttagttccgcccaggagatcgcaatgttttgggtctatctgccgattgtaagctccgcccacagactctgtaagctccgcccactggcttcactcgcctgtgtggggacggcgcgggagggcgcctcctgttataatacctccatgctTCCAGCACAGCAATAGTTTATAGTTGCAGATAGTGTGATTGTACAATTATTGACATATTTGTAGGTAGCACTATGAAACTCAAAGGCGTAATGGTAGGGGACAATTTgctagagtaaaaaaaataatagccatGAACTTCCTTAATATTCCAACAGCCTCAGCCCAACTAGCCCGGCCGATGGTGGGGTGTTTATATAGGTACTGGCTGGCAGTGGTAGCTACACACATATTATAGGCGTAGCCTACACGTATGAAACGAGTCGCAGGACCGACCAGTTGGTGTccgtcctccctcacccccccccccggccccctCTGACTCTGCTCAGGTgagccctctccctctctctctctcatttatttttgggggATTTTCAACTACCGGGAAGCATAATTTCTGTATATTTTCTGGAAAACCTATCAAAATTCATTAGATTACGGCAATATTTCGGGATTTCTTGAGATTGATGGGAATTTCAGTAGAACTCATGAAATGTCGGTAGATCTGGCAACACTGAGCGGGGTGCGGGTGGCATCAAGTacagaaaggagaataaaaaagaaagaggagagaggaaaggttattattattattattattattattattattattattattaaccaaAACAAACTCCGCCGGGGTTGTGGGAATTAACTCGCACTTGCAAAATATATCGCAGAGAGTGGGCCAACTTTCTTACTTGTTCTCTATTTCACTCGTCGctgtcgtttacttgtcctggTTCGCCTCCAATACACGGCACAAACACCAGAGCAACACCTTTAATCACTAGAAGGCCTTACGACTAACGAATAGGGCAGATTTAAGAAAAAATTACCCCGCCTTGATATTCACTCAGTTCCGGCTGGTTTAGTATTTTGGTCTGGTGTGTTGTTGTCTTGCAGGGAATATCAACCattacaaagatcacaagtggatgAAGTAGaacaaaataaggcaaattaATAGGTTTTCCTGCCGTGTGTTCCTTATTTTTGcagggaggtatttctcgcaccaCCGGCGGGAACATGCCAACAtttagggagggggagaggacggAAGGAGGCAGTAGGGTACCAGGGACATTTTTagctttcattcctttattttccgtTTGTCAGTACCTGTCTTACACCTGAAGCATGGGAGCTTCTGCCTAGGCCACCTGTGATACCTGCCAGCCGCCCAGGTGagctgagaaagggaggaaatagctGTTAATAAGGAGTTTGGAAGAGTTGCGTCATttatggtagtggttgtagtagtagtagtagtagtagagaggatAGTTGGGTAGGGAGGAGAAGGCGAGAGGGCAGGGAGGAgtaaggtggagagggaggggtaaagaATAGCACGAtatagggaaaaggagagagagaggttaggttaagagggggtcaagttaggttaggttaagctcgGTCAAGTTAGGTTAAGCTAGGTCGTTAGATTaagctaggttaagttagattaagttaggttaagttagattaagttaggttaagttagagtaAGTTTGGTtaagctaggttaagttaggtcacgtttggtgaagttaggttagattaagctaggttaggttacgtttggttaagttaggttagattaagctaggttaagttaggttaggttacgtttggttaagttaagttagattaagctaggttaggttattttacatctattattatttctactactactaccaccaccaatattattactactatcactattactactactactactactactactatagctaCAATAAAAACTGCCAGCGCTAAAAATCTTCTGGCCACTCATATcattctgcccctcccccccaggcCAGCCCCAGCCATGGCACAGAGGCTACAAAGTCGTCGCCTGCAGCACTTCCTCAACCGCTGGCCCGGCAGGAGGACCTTCGGCATGTATCGCTTCCTGCCGGCATTCTTCCTCCTCGGCGCCGCCCTTGAGTTCTCCATGATCAACTGGCACTACGGACAGACCAATTTTTGTGAGTGATCGCCGACTCCACATTCagctctcctctcgaaattgacctcgctttcGGCCGCTCGTCTTAACCCTTTTTTACAGGAGcggtgatttgcgggctttttgttcattattgttttctttttttttttttgcccttgagctgttgcctttacctaaaaaataaaatactgtcatcgttattatttttttctgttattatttctGTTATCTTGGTTATTACTGGTGCTGGTCAGTGTTGTTAAGTGTGTTGGCTCCCATTGCTAACATTGCtatatttcttcctgttcttttcctcctcttttttctcctctccattccttcctttcaattcttttctcccttccttctttctctcctttcacctcatttattttcatattctttttctctttttctccctttcctttcttcctttccctcttcctcttttccttctgccttcctactttcctttcacttcctccattttcttgttctttttctcttttctccctttcctttcatcctttccctcttcctcctttctctccctttccctcctcccttctctccctttccctcttcctcccttgatccctcccctccttccttttacctccattttctttctcttctcttttcctcccttcccttccttcctttccttcttcctctctcgattccttccttcctcccctttcttctccccccctcGCATCTCTCCCCGTTCTGTCtcactccaccccttcccttcaggTTATACAAGTAGGTCcacattcttaacccggtagcagcggggatcatgtttcttaatggtccctctaaacgagaaaaatgagaaaaaatcatcattcacacaaaccatttcataatatatatcaaagcatttgtgatcagtttatgtatcatctattttggggggtttatatcatggcacaaatataGCCCAtcggtgctacacggtaaagccacaaatttggcccgtccctgatACTGAGTTAAACATATCAGTCTCAAATTACTAGTTCCTGAGGCCACGGAGAAGACTGACCtggttttcttgggtgtttttccCATTGAAGATGCAGAAGCTGTTTAAAactcaccaggatcacaaaacagtccatggagaTCCCAGCAACttgtacgagaggcttttcaaagtggcgaactgaggcgctgatatgtttaaaaatactggCTTTTATCCTTAGCTGCCATTATTTACTAGAGTAGCTGTGAGAGGTTACTGTGTGTCAGGTTGATGTGGGTCATTCTAGTCTTTCTTTTCTGTATTGCCTCAAGGGAATCTGTATCCTCCCTCAGTTCTcccatttgaaaagcctctcgtagaagttgctgggatttccatggagtgttttgtgatactggtgatagttttacacggcttctggaCCTTAAacggaaaaaaacacccatgaaaacctggtcagtcttctctgtggccttgtgtAATAGTCGTATTGGGagacgatatgtttaagaatatggacctataacctgaaagggaggaaggaaagaaggagtcgagggaggaaaagggagaggaagaaaggggagggaggaaaagagaaaaggaataagcaGCTCTAAAATTGAACAGCATAATCCAGTGCCAGATACAATTTAAGGATAACTTCTGAGCTCCGGTTGCTTCCACTTCCAGAAATAATACCAGAGGCTACATTTTTTGCACGGCTTCTGGCGATAATATATTGATTTCTGGGTCAATGATCAGAGCTCACACACACAATTTCCTTTAGCAGCTGAAGTGGACAAGGAATGGAAATGAACTGGTCAGGAACTGGAATATATCTTGTCACAAAACGGTGAAACTTCTTCCAAACTTTAACCCGTTATAACAGACTTGTGTTATTGTGTTTGTGATGTGTGGGTTGTTGTGGGTGTGGGCCAAGGGGGGGATAGTGTAGCAGTATTATAGAAGTTACAGTACTAGCAGAAGTGATGGGAGAAGCAcagtaatgatagtggtggtggtagtagtagtagttgtagtagttaatCAGTAGctacattctttcatccctttcacaggTAAACTTGAGAGCATCcttccttctgtatttcctcctgcccatgactcAGCCTTAGCACCATTCTCTGCCTTACCTTcctgtgtctgtatttcctcttatGACTCAGACTCTTCCTTCCAGCACCACTCTCTGCCTTCCTGTGTCTGTACTTCCTTGTGCCCATGACTCAGACTCTTCCTTCCAGCACCATTCTGCCTTCCTGTGTCTGTACTTCCTTGTGCCCATGACTCAGACTCTTTCCTCCAgcaccattctctcccttcctgtgtcTGTACTTCCTTGTGCCCATGACTCAGACTCTTTCCTCCAgcaccattctctcccttcctgtgtcTGTACTTCCTTGTGCCCATGACTCAGACTCTTTCCTCCAGCACCATTCTCTGCCTTCCTGTGTCTGTACTTCCTTGTGCCCATGACTCAGACTCTTTCCTCCAGCACCACTCTCTGCCTTCCTGTGTCTGTACTTCCTTGTGCCCATGACTCAGACTCTTTCCTCCAGCACCACTCTCTGCCTTCCTGTGTCTGTACTTCCTTGTGCCCATGACTCAGACTCTTCCTTCCAGCACCAATCTCTGCCTTCCTGTGTCTGTACTTCCTTGTGCCCATGACTCAGACTCTTCCTTCCAGCACCAATCTCTGCCTTCCTGTGTCTGTACTTCCTTGTGCCCATGACTCAGACTCTTCCTTCCAGCACCAATCTCTGCCTTCCTGTGTCTGTACTTCCTTGTGCCCATGACTCAGACTCTTCCTTCCAGCACCACTCTCTGCCTTCCTGTGTCTGTACTTCCTTGTGCCCATGACTCAGACTCTTCCCTCCAGCACCATTCTCTGCCTTCCTGTGTCTGTACTTCCTTGTGCCCATGACTCAGACTCTTCCCTCCAGCACCATTCTCTGCCTTCCTGTGTCTGTACTTCCTTGTGCCCATGACTCAGACTCTTCCCTCCAGTACCATTCTCTGCCTTCCTGTGTCTGTACTTCCTTGTGCCCATGACTCAGACTCTTCCCTCCAGCACCACTCTTTGCCTTCCTGTGTCTGTACTTCCTTGTGCCCATGACTCAGACTCTTTCCTCCAGCACCATTCTTTGCCTTACCTTCCtgtgtctgtgtttcctcctgcccctTGACTCAAAGCAGTGGTTGGGGGCACTAGTACTTTCCAAAGGAGTTCAAACCccggaggaaaagttggaatttcTGATGTTGGAGTGTTTATTATCTTAACAAGTGTATGGGCTAATATTGAGAAGGTTATGAAAAAATGGAATATTATCGCATTCAttaacttcatttttttataGTCTAGTCAGGCTTGCCATTACTGATAAACCTGGGAGTAAATTTTATCTATAAGCAAGGGAGGCGTGGGAGGAAGGACCCATTCTTTTGTACAAGTTGCTGGGATCTCCATCTGTTTTGTGatactggtgatagttttacacggcttctgcatcttcaacgggaaaaaaacatgaaaggccGGTcagtcttctccgtggccttaacccagtagcagcgacaggccaaatttgtggctttaccgtgtagcagcgacaggccaaatttgtggctttaccatgtagcagcgacaggccaaatttgtggctttaccgtgtagcagcgactggccaaatttgtggctttaccatgtagcagcgacgggccaaatttgtggctttacaaatttgtggctttaccgtgtagcagcgacgggccaaatttgtgccatgatgtaaaccccccaaaatagatgatacataatctgatcacaaatgctttgatatatatattatgaaatggtttgtgtgaggggtgattttttctcatttttctcgcttagagggaccattaagaaacatgatccccgctgctaccgggttaagaaataATCATAATGGGAGACGGAGAGACTTATGAATATGGACCTATGACCTAACTGGGGGGGTGGAGTGAGAtgcaaaggggaaagagaagaaagaggaggaaggaaggaagaagtgaagaagttgGAAAAGGGTTGAAGGGTGTGGTAGTTAACCCTTTGAAAACCTATGACTTAGACACTTTCAAGAGGCGAGtaacgttttttattttttattattattgttttcttttttgtgtgcccttgagctgtctcctttgttgtaaaaaaaaaaaaaaaaaaggacctgCCTGATTGCGACTTTTTCAGCTTCTCTATCAAATATTTGCAAAACCAGCACCAGCAGGCTctttcatttcctgttttctttggtgttcccttCCTGTGACAGACGAGCCTTAACACAACTTATCCCAGCCTAACCTGTCTTGACCTGGCCCACAGATCGCACCTTCAAGAGGAGACAAGCCTCGGAGATCGCACTGAAGCAGCTGCAGCAAGAGGAGGCattctgaagggaagggaggagtgaggatgcaggaggtggagggaggagaacaGTGGAGAAGTTcaagtggaggagagtggagtaTGAAggcagaggaagtggaaggaagaggagggagagatggggaagagaaaagaaggtaagagggagagagaggaggacagtagtaggagggtaaaggaggaggaggaggaggagactttgaTGGAAACTTTAAAAATGATGTACAAAATAAGTAAGAGACAGAAGAGCCTCTGATTTCATGCCATGCAATGAAATGTATAAATATGATGTTACACGTTGAATTTaaaccatttttctctttccctttgtgaTAAACTTGTTGCTTCAATCTTTGTTTCTCTGAGGCAGGATTGGTGAGCTGTGCATCACAAATAACATGTACCTAGCAGGAATATGCACAGTAGTGTCTATATATGTGGCTTGTGTAGGATAtatatacaatgaaaaaaaaatgcattatggATACCGAAGTGATTAAGTTAAATAAGACTTTCTAAATAGTCAAAAACATGCTATATTAAGGTTACTGATCTCCAGCCACGGCCTGATGACTAGTGGAAGAAGGGCTGCACCAAACATGATTGTCTCTCTGTGTTTGGTAAGCAAGGCAGCTTTGGCAACATTCATTTATATCATACAGTCATACCTCACTTTATGAGTTTAATTTGttccggaattttgctcgcaaatcgaaaaactcgtaaaccaaaacaaatttccccatttAAATTAATGTGAATCCAATTAATGGGTCCCATATCCCCcaaaatattaacataaaaatcATTTTCCATGTTATTATATACAGAATAAAAGTAATTTCACTAACAAATAGCTCGCGTCTTCAACTTGTATAAACAGGACGCTTGTACACCAAGTCTCTGCTCGTAAATCAAGGCATTaacagtgattttttttctcgtaattGAAAACGCTCATAAGTTAAGGcactcataaaccgaggtattACTGTATAGCTATGACCAAAACCTTTCATTACTTGCccttattaacccgtccgctgcaattggcatggatttcaccttcactggtagcctggtaacatacactcccatgtttttctctgcctttgtggtggatagtggagtgtttcccatgtggtattggtatgctggatttcccatcccaaggtgcatgactttacatttttatcattgaattgtatcagccactttttgctccactcctgtagcttggtgaggtcttcttgtaggaagtccACAGTCAATTATTTCTACAAGACATAGAAAAGAGTTTAAAGGTGTTCTGATGAGTGTCTTTTGACATTTGTGGTagagaagctttgtcagactaccacccgagtcataaaactacccaagaagGAGAGTCCCACAACACCTAGGaaacgaaagccttgccaaatgtgtgcgTTCTTGGGGGATGGTAAACTGTGGAAACCCAGACGATACACTTGGTCTGTGTCCCGGGGTGGGCTCAGGGaccagtgcgacggagatgagcaccaaggccacgcgcagctaaagaatgtgccctcaactttacctttaacTGTAATCCTAAAATTCCCCCAAATAGCCAGGCCATTGGAATCAAGGGGCAGCTTTGGTGAAGGGCAGGCTGGTATGTTGTTTGTCTTGGCCCCTTGCTCAGAGCTCCAACtcatcttccttgtttttttacccctttctttttcttgctttactTCCTACTCTTTCCCCGATCCTTTTAATATCGCATACCAGTACTAAGACAACATTCTTTCTCTCAGTGTAGGTGCAGATTTGGCCCCGTGCTCAGAGCCTCAACTAATCTAAACTAATCTAATCTGTTCCTTGCTTTACCTCCTACTCTCTCTTTAGCATCACAAACCAGTACTAAGACAACATTCTATCTCTCAGTGTAGGTGCAGATTTCTCTCTTTAGCATCACAAACCAGTACTAAGACAACATACTATCTCTCAGTGTAGGTACAGCCTCAGCCCCTTGCTCTGAGGCAGTCCTGACTTGACTAAATTTGCTGTACTTTCCATCTCCAATCCCTTCAACCCCACAaaccaatactaacacaacattccttctcttcattttcctcagcCGTTATAGTTTCATATGTATGATTTAGCACTACATGACGATCTTGTATCCTTGTGTGTAGCTTGAG includes the following:
- the LOC126983486 gene encoding small integral membrane protein 4-like, whose product is MAQRLQSRRLQHFLNRWPGRRTFGMYRFLPAFFLLGAALEFSMINWHYGQTNFYRTFKRRQASEIALKQLQQEEAF